A stretch of the Lolium perenne isolate Kyuss_39 chromosome 3, Kyuss_2.0, whole genome shotgun sequence genome encodes the following:
- the LOC127345930 gene encoding uncharacterized protein, which yields MAKPRRGRSGSRSSSGSSSRSASSGSGSSRSRSRSRSLSSSSPSRSRSPPAAKRSSPGVRKGRSPSPAPKKGSPSRKGRSPSPPPKKASPPRKSSPAPESVVLHVDHLSRNVNEAHLKEIFGNFGEVVNVELSMDRIVNLPRGYGYVEYKKRADAEKALLYMDGAQIDGNVVKLRFTLTPRQKPSSPTKPLPPPPKRDAPQNDKGAASVEKDAQQRPREPSPRRKPPSPPRKRSPPIRRGDSPIRRRPDPSPVRRGRPGSPIRRRSPSPPRRHRSPMRRGRGSPSPRRRSPGPLRRSPGPPRRRSPPPRRMRSPPRRPPPPPPRRHSRSPPPRRPLHSRSRSISPRRGRGPPLRRGRSDSSYSASPSPPRKGPRRVSRSRSPRRGPRGRSSSGSGSSSSPSPRPRK from the exons ATGGCGAAGCCCCGCCGCGGCCGCTCCGGCTCGCGGTCCTCCTCGGGCTCCTCCTCCCGCTCCGCGtcctccggctccggctcgtCCCGCTCGCGCTCCCGCTCCCgctccctctcctcctcctccccgtccCGGAGCCGCTCCCCTCCCGCCGCCAAGCGCAG TTCACCTGGAGTGCGGAAAGGTCGATCACCTTCACCAGCCCCTAAAAAAGGTTCACCATCAAGGAAAGGCCGCTCACCGTCGCCTCCACCTAAAAAAGCTTCACCTCCTAG GAAATCATCTCCTGCTCCTGAGTCGGTTGTTCTACATGTTGATCATCTATCCAGGAATGTCAATGAGGCTCATTTAAAAGAGATATTTG GAAATTTTGGCGAAGTGGTGAATGTGGAGCTATCAATGGACCGAATT GTTAATCTTCCTCGTGGGTATGGATATGTTGAGTACAAGAAGAGGGCTGATGCTGAGAAGGCTCTTCTTTACATGGATGGT GCTCAAATTGATGGAAATGTTGTTAAGTTGAGATTCACGCTGACACCACGCCAAAAGCCTTCTTCACCTACAAAGCCACTGCCCCCTCCTCCAAAAAGAGATGCTCCTCAGAATGATAAAGGTGCTGCTAGTGTTGAAAAGGATGCCCAGCAGCGGCCTAGGGAAC CATCTCCACGAAGAAAGCCACCTTCACCTCCGCGTAAGCGGTCTCCCCCAATTCGTCGTGGTGATTCTCCGATTCGTCGTCGACCAGACCCATCCCCTGTTAGGCGTGGCAGACCAGGATCTCCAATTAGAAGACGTTCTCCTTCACCACCTAGAAGGCATAGGTCACCGATGAG GAGGGGTCGTGGCAGCCCATCACCACGCAGACGCTCCCCTGGGCCTCTTAGGCGCTCACCTGGGCCTCCTAGAAGACG GTCACCACCCCCAAGGAGAATGAGAAGCCCCCCAAgaaggccaccaccaccacctccacgtcgTCATAGTCGTTCCCCACCTCCTCGCCGCCCTCTTCACTCTCGCTCCAGATCGATTTCTCCTCGCAG GGGCCGAGGGCCTCCACTGAGGCGTGGAAGGTCAGATTCATCCTATTCTGCATCACCCAGTCCTCCAAGGAAG GGACCAAGAAGGGTATCAAGGAGCCGCAGTCCTAGAAG GGGTCCTAGAGGAAGGAGCTCGAGCGGTAGCGGGAGCAGCAGCTCACCTTCCCCCAGGCCACGCAAGTAG